Below is a window of Geomonas oryzisoli DNA.
CGAGCACTTCTTCCTGCAGTAACGCCCCTGCCAGGGCGTCGAGAGTATCCCTCCTGTCCTTTAGTATCCCGGCCGCAGTTGCCTCCGCCTCCCTTATGATCTGCTGGATCTCCTGGTCCATGACCCAGGCCATTTCCTCGCTGTAGCGTTTGGGGAGGGACAGTTCCCTGCCGAGGAAGGGATGTTCTTCGCCGCGGCCGAGGTTCATCGGGCCGACCTTGTCACTCATCCCCCACTGCGCGACCATCTTCTCAGCCAGCGCTGTAGCGTCTTTGAGGTCGTTCTGCGCTCCGCTGCTGAACTCGGCGTACACCATCTTCTCCGCGACCCTCCCCGCAAGGCTGATGCTCAGCCGGTTCATCAGGTAGGAGCGGGGATAGTAGTGGCGATCTTCCCCCGGTAAGAGCTGCGTCACCCCCATCGCCATGCCACGGGGGATGATGCTGACTTTGTAGATCGGATCTGCGCCCGGCAGTTGCCAGGCGACGAGGGTGTGGCCGGCTTCATGGTAGGCGGTGATCCGCTTTTCCTCGTCACTGATGGTCAGCTCCTTGACCGACCCCATCAGGATGATGTCCTTGGCCTCGCTGAAATCATGCGCGTCCACCAGCTCCTTACCCTGCCTCAAGGCCACCAGCGCCGCTTCGTTGGCAAGGTTCTCCAGGTCCGCGCCGGTCATCCCCGGTGTCCCCTTGGCCAGAGTTTCCAGATCCACATCCGCCGACAGCTTCTTGCCGCGTACATGGATCTCGAGGATCGCCTTGCGTTCCTTCCAGCCGGGCCGGTCGATAACGATGTGGCGGTCGAACCTCCCCGGTCTGAGCAGCGCAGGGTCCAGCACGTCGGGCCGGTTGGTCGCAGCCATGACGATAACCTCCTCGTGGGGGTCGAAGCCGTCCATTTCGCTCAGCAGCTGGTTCAGGGTCTGCTCCCGCTCGTCATGCCCGCCGCCGAGCCCCGTGCCCCGGGTCCGGCCGACGGCGTCGATCTCATCGATGAAAATGATGCTGGGATGGGTGCTTTTGGCCTTCTTGAACATATCCCGCACGCGTGAGGCGCCAACCCCCACGAACATCTCGACAAACTCGGAGGCGCTGATGTTGTAAAAGGGGACGGCGGCCTCACCTGCTGTAGCACGTGCAATAAGGGTCTTGCCGGTTCCCGGCGGGCCGACCAACAGCACTCCCTTGGGAACCTTCGCCCCGATCCTTTCAAATCGGGATGGGTCCGTCAGGAACTCGATGGTTTCCTTGAGTTCCAGCTTGACGTTGTCCATGCCGGCAACGTCGTTGAAGGTCACGCTCGGCTTGCTGACGTCATAGAGCCTGGCCTTGCTGGCGCCGAAGGTAAAGAGCCCCCCCGGGCCGCCCTGTATCTGCTGGTTCCTTTTCAGGATCACGACCCAGACACCGATAATGAGCAGCCAGGGGAGCAATGCAAGCACTGTCTGCCACAGCGCCCCACGTTCGGCGGATTCGATGGTGATGGTTACCTTTTTATCCTGCAACTGGGCAAGCAACCCCTCCCCCTGGAAAGGGGGAAGTACGGTCCGGAAATATTTCACCGGCGCGGGTTTCCCTCCTTCCTGCAGCAGCAGGCTTGTCTCATTGCGCAATTCACCGTTTAATGCTTCCTTCCTGATGACCACCGATTTGATATTGCCCGCGGTAAGCTGCTCCACGAACTGGCTGTAATTGATCGTATGACGCAAGGGTTCATTGAGATTGACCGTGCTGTTCCATAACGACAATAGCAGGACCAGGAGCAGGAACGGTGCCACCTTCCAGAAATTCGGCATTTCGGGGGGGGAGCCTTGCTTAGTGTCATTCATGATCCACCCATGTCTGATATGCATCCTTGGGATGCTGACCCGTCAGATTGTCAGTTTCCCGCCACACAGCCGAATTTCTCAGCGCTTGTAACCGATACGACGCAGCAGGTCGCGCCGTTCCTGCCGGTCTTCGTCCGTTTCCACCCCTTTGGGCGGCAGCCCGTCGATGACCCCGAGAACCCCCCACCCCTGGAGCGTTGAGGCGACGATAACCTGGAGCGGATTTGCCGTGGCACAGTAGATCCGGCACACCTCCGGGCAGTTCTTGATCTGGTTGAGCACGTTTATGGGGTAGGCGTCGCGCAGCAGGACACAGAAAACATGGCCGGCACCGATGGAATTGAGCACCTGCACACATCCCTGGACCAGTTCCACGTCGTTCCCCTCGGTCCTGATCAGGCACGGGCCGGATGCCTCGGTAAAGGCGACTCCGAAGCGGGCCTGCGGTACTGTAGTGGCAATGATTTCGTACAGGTCCTCGGCCGTCTTGATGAAGTGCGTTTGGCCCAGGATGATGTTGCATCCATCGGGGTACTCGATTTTTATGTCGTGTATTTCCACGTTCATACGTTCCTCCCTTGGTTATCAAGATGTCCGGTGACCGTTTCAGCGCAGACCGGTTCCTGTATTGTGCCGTGTCGTTTCAGATGCCGAGGCCCGCTATGGTTGCGCCGCATGCGGGACAGACCCCGTTGTGAATCCTGTTGCTGTCGATTGGCGTTTCATGTGCCAACTCCCCGGTTCTGAGCGCTTCGTGCCTTCACCTCTATCTAGTGAATTTGGATCCGGCTGACGTCTGGCGCGGAGATCTGGTAGGCTCCGTCTCCAGTGTCTCCGTGGAAGACGGCACCCGTGCGTACAGTCAGTTGAAGGCGACGACCGGATTTAAGCAACAGATCGGCCGGCACCGTATCGCCACTGACAGGGCCAAAGCCGATTTCTTTCAGGTCATGAAAGAAGACGCTTATGTCTCCCGCCCCTCTTTTCCCCTCGAGGAAAACCTTGCCGTTCATGGAAAACCTGGTCAATTCGATTTTCATTCCGGAGCGGTCGGTAAGTTGCACCTTGATATTCTCATCCGTTTTGGGTACCTCTCCCTCCGGTGCGCCTCCCAGGCTACCCATGCCCATCAACACTGCGGTTGTTAAAAGGACCAGCGCGGCTGTCATAAGGTTTCTCATACCGTCTCTCCTTTCCAACGTATAATTTGATGCAGCAGCACCGGCCGGTGCCAGGTAAAAGGCTCTCTCACACGACATCCGACAGTGCTTGTGTGTCGGCAAGCACGGTGATCGTCGAATGCCGACAAAGGATGCGGTTGGGCTCCGCAAATAGAGGGGTGCAATACAATACGAGGGCAACCAGCAGCAACCTGGTCTTCATTTCCCCTCCGTCAGGAACATCTCTACGCGGGAAATGCCCGGCTGTGACAGTGTCTTGACTGCACTGACAGTATATCACTTTGCGATGGCCGGGTGTCGTGAGCGACAAGGGGGGAGATACGTGATACCGATATGCCTTGAGCGGTATCGGACATGCCCGGCTTTCGGCTGGGGGGGGGGATGATCGCGGCGCAGACACTGGCGGCACGCTGGAAGAAAGTGCTTGAAACATTGCATGGATCTGGGTATATCTAGACCGGGTTGAGCGTTGCGGGACGGACGGCTCGGCACATCTATTAGGTACGTGGCACTTACGGGGGTTCCTGTGGGTGCTTTTTTATGTTCTGGCTGTGGGGAGTTGATGGAAATCGTACAACAGGAAATCGAGCGGCTGGACCGCGTGCATGAGGCGATCGAGCGTTACGCGGTCGACCGCCTGCAGACCATCGGGAGGCATGAGGCCTACACGAAGGAACTGGAACAACAGCGATTAAACTCCGTTGACTGGCGCGAGAAGAACGATCTGGCGGAGAAATTGATCGAGCACGGACACCACTCTCCACGCAAATACCTGCACGAATTCTCTCAGCAGGCCTCTCCTTACTTCGGCATTCTCGGCATCCACGACAACGACCGCAGGATCGGCAAGAAGGAATACCTGATCGGCAACCAGACGCTCATGGACGGACAGCGGGTCGTCGTCATCGACTGGAGAAAGGCGGAGATCACCGGCCCCTTCTACGATGGGTACGACATCGGTGAGGAATATGAACTGACCATCAGAGGGGTCGAGCGCGAAGGGGTGATCACGCGCCGGGACAAGGTGACCATCACCAGGAAGGCCCTGAACCGCATCGAGACTCCTTCGGAAACGTACGAGCTGCGCGGCGGTGCCTGGCACAAGAACGGCGGGGCCGGCGAGTCGACCGCCGACACCAAGGAGCGGACCGAGGACCACCGCATGGTGGATTCCATCGCGGCGCTGATCTCGCCGGAACAGTTCCGGGCCATCACCAAGCTCAGGGACGGAGTGGTCGTCATCAACGGGGCGGCCGGTGCGGGCAAGACCACCGTCGCCCTGCACCGGCTCTCGTTCCTCATGTTCGACGCACCTGAGAAGTACCGCCCGGAGCGGTGCATCGTGCTCATGTTCAACAGGGTCCTGCGGGACTACGTCAAGCAGAGCAGCGATACCCTCCTTGGGCCGGTCCGGGTCGATACCTACAGCGCCTGGTCCTTGACGGCGCTCGCCGCCCTCGGGGTCCATTCGCTGAAGACGGTCTTCGACGATCCCTTCGGCGCGCAGAAGAAAAGCAGCCGCGTCCCCGCGCTTTTGGCGAAATACGTGAAGGAGACCACGAAGATCGAGCCGGTCACCGACCTGTGGCGCTTCCTCATGCAGGATTACGTCGTCGCCGCACTCTGCACCGACTTCGCTGCAGAGTTCCAACAGACGGCCCAGAGGAAGTTCGCAGCCAAGGAGCGGACGGTCTCGTTCTCCGATGTAAGCATCCTGCTCCGCCTGGCGCAACTGCGGCGCCCGGCAGGTGCCGTGGTGCTTGGGGCGCTCAATGCCTACGACCATATCGTGGTCGATGAAGCGCAGGATCTCTCCTCGCTGGAGCTTCGTACCATAGTCGCCGCCACCTCCGCCGCGCGCAGCCTCACCATCTGCGCCGACGAAAAGCAGCAGATCCTCAGCTTCCTCGACTCGCAAGGATTCTCCAGCGTCATGGCACAGCTCCATTCCCAGGGACTGGAAAAGGAGAACCTGACGGTCTCGTACCGCTGCCCCAAGGAGATCGTCGATCTCGCCGCGCAGGTGAGCGGGCGCAGCGCCGACACCACCAAGGCCCATTCCGGCGTGGTCGACTTCCACGCTACCAGGAATGCGGCAGAGTCCATGACGAAGATCCGGGAGCTCGTCGAGGCGTTGGTGCAGGCAGGACCCACCTCGCTTACCGGCGTCATCTGCAAGAAGAAAGCTGACGTCAAAGCGCTGCACGCTGCGCTTGCTGGTATACCCGGTCTGCACGCGGAGGGTGAGGTATCCTTTTCGCCCGGCGTGCAGGTCATTCATGCGCACGCCATCAAGGGGGTGGAGTTCACCAACGTCATCCTCTACAACCCCAGTTCCTACGATTACCGCCAGACCGACCCCGACAGAAACCTCCTCTACGTCGCGATCACCCGTGCCTGTAAGGCCCTCCACATCGTTCACCACCAGCCGCTGGCCCAGGGGCTGCGGTAAGGGGCTTCTGTGGCATGTCCTTAGCTCCCAAGGGCACACCCTTTGGAGCCAAGCGGTATGCCATCAGTCCCTAAGGGCATACCCTTTGGAGCCAAGTGGTATGCCATCAGTCCCTAAGGGCATACCGTTTGGAGTGAAGTGGTATGCCATCAGCGCTTAAGGGCATACCCTTTGGAGCCAAGTGGTATGCCACTAAGCACCTAAGGGCACACCCTTTGGATCCAAGTGGTATGCCGTCAGCCGCTAAGGGCATACCCTTTGGAGCCAAGTGGTATGCCACTAAGCACCTAATGGCATACCCTTTGGAGCCAAGTGGTATGCCATCAGCCGCTAAGGGCATACCCTTTGGAGCCAAGTGGTATGCCATCAGCCGCTAAGGGCATACCCTTTGGAGCCAAGTGGTATGCCATCAGCCGCTAAGGGCATACCCTTTGGAGCCAAGTGGTATGCCATCAGCCGCTAAGGGCATACCCTTTGGAGCCAAGTGGTATGCCACTAAGCCCCTAAGGGCACACCCTTTGGAGCCAAGTGGTATGCCATCAGCCGCTAAGGGCATACCGTTTGGAGCCAAGTGGTATGCCACTCAGCCCCTAAGGGCATACCCTTTGGTGCCAAGCGGTAGGCCGTCAGGGCCACCGTGTTGAAGCAGAGACGCGGAGCAAAAGAGGGATTCGTTGTATTGCGAGAGGGGGGGCAGAAAAGAAAGTTCCCTCGAAAGATTTCCGCCTTCAAGGGAACAGTTGTGGTCTCATTCGGCATGGGCGGTTCTCCTAGCTAGAAGCAGGCGTAGGAGATTTCCTTCTCTTGGGGGGCGGGGCAATTACTTGCAAACCAGCCTGCAGCAGCGCCGGGATGTCATCTTCAGTGGCAACAACCTGGAGGTAAGCGGCGATCTTTTTGAAGAGGTCGATCAGTTCCTTGAACGCCTTGTTGCGTAACACGATGGCCACGCGATCGAAATTGACGGCGGCATTGTATTTCTGCTCTGCGTCGTCGAGCACTTCTTTTACCCTAGTGAGGGCAATGCCCGCGTCGGCTACGTTGCGGAACAAGGCCAGCCCGCTTAAACCGGTGTAGTATCGCTTGCAGTTGCCGAGGAATACTGGCGGTCTACCTGCCAAGTCGAACTTGAGATGTAGCATGGTTACCTCCGGATATGGTTAGCTGTTGTTAATCTCGTAACGGGTTCAAGGTATACCCTACCCCACGATTCTTGGCAACAACTCGAGGCAAAAAAATATTACTCCTTCGGTTCGGCCTGTGCTGCAGCCGAATGTAAATGCTTGTCCCAAAAGAAAAAAGGAGACGGGGAATTCCCCCGCCTCCTTTTCGTTTTTATGGTTCTCTCCGTCTACTTGCCGAGCCTCACCTGGAAGGGGCCGATCTGCTGATCGGCGATGCCGCTTTTGATGTAGATATTGTAGGTGCCTTCGGGCAAACCGGTCGTCTTCCAGTTGTACTGCCAGGTGTTAGTCAGGCTGTCGTACTGAAGCCCGCTAAGGCCCGCATCGTCCAGGGTGACCAGGTCGGTGGAGGCGGCGCCAGTGCTTGCCAGCTGCATGCCGACGCCGGGCACGGTACTGGCACTGACGAGGACCGCGCCGCTGCTGTTGGTGAACTGCCACTTAAGCGGTATGGTGCTCTTGATCTTGTACGTCTTGTTGGCGTCGTAGGGCGGGAGGAGTCCTTTGAAGCCGTACTGCACGGTCACGTCGAACTTGGCGCTGGCACCGTTGCCGTGGCTGTCCTTGGCGCCGCAGGTGACGGTGGTG
It encodes the following:
- the ftsH gene encoding ATP-dependent zinc metalloprotease FtsH, giving the protein MPNFWKVAPFLLLVLLLSLWNSTVNLNEPLRHTINYSQFVEQLTAGNIKSVVIRKEALNGELRNETSLLLQEGGKPAPVKYFRTVLPPFQGEGLLAQLQDKKVTITIESAERGALWQTVLALLPWLLIIGVWVVILKRNQQIQGGPGGLFTFGASKARLYDVSKPSVTFNDVAGMDNVKLELKETIEFLTDPSRFERIGAKVPKGVLLVGPPGTGKTLIARATAGEAAVPFYNISASEFVEMFVGVGASRVRDMFKKAKSTHPSIIFIDEIDAVGRTRGTGLGGGHDEREQTLNQLLSEMDGFDPHEEVIVMAATNRPDVLDPALLRPGRFDRHIVIDRPGWKERKAILEIHVRGKKLSADVDLETLAKGTPGMTGADLENLANEAALVALRQGKELVDAHDFSEAKDIILMGSVKELTISDEEKRITAYHEAGHTLVAWQLPGADPIYKVSIIPRGMAMGVTQLLPGEDRHYYPRSYLMNRLSISLAGRVAEKMVYAEFSSGAQNDLKDATALAEKMVAQWGMSDKVGPMNLGRGEEHPFLGRELSLPKRYSEEMAWVMDQEIQQIIREAEATAAGILKDRRDTLDALAGALLQEEVLEREDVERILRGSPPLQGA
- a CDS encoding adenosine-specific kinase; its protein translation is MNVEIHDIKIEYPDGCNIILGQTHFIKTAEDLYEIIATTVPQARFGVAFTEASGPCLIRTEGNDVELVQGCVQVLNSIGAGHVFCVLLRDAYPINVLNQIKNCPEVCRIYCATANPLQVIVASTLQGWGVLGVIDGLPPKGVETDEDRQERRDLLRRIGYKR
- a CDS encoding UvrD-helicase domain-containing protein; the encoded protein is MEIVQQEIERLDRVHEAIERYAVDRLQTIGRHEAYTKELEQQRLNSVDWREKNDLAEKLIEHGHHSPRKYLHEFSQQASPYFGILGIHDNDRRIGKKEYLIGNQTLMDGQRVVVIDWRKAEITGPFYDGYDIGEEYELTIRGVEREGVITRRDKVTITRKALNRIETPSETYELRGGAWHKNGGAGESTADTKERTEDHRMVDSIAALISPEQFRAITKLRDGVVVINGAAGAGKTTVALHRLSFLMFDAPEKYRPERCIVLMFNRVLRDYVKQSSDTLLGPVRVDTYSAWSLTALAALGVHSLKTVFDDPFGAQKKSSRVPALLAKYVKETTKIEPVTDLWRFLMQDYVVAALCTDFAAEFQQTAQRKFAAKERTVSFSDVSILLRLAQLRRPAGAVVLGALNAYDHIVVDEAQDLSSLELRTIVAATSAARSLTICADEKQQILSFLDSQGFSSVMAQLHSQGLEKENLTVSYRCPKEIVDLAAQVSGRSADTTKAHSGVVDFHATRNAAESMTKIRELVEALVQAGPTSLTGVICKKKADVKALHAALAGIPGLHAEGEVSFSPGVQVIHAHAIKGVEFTNVILYNPSSYDYRQTDPDRNLLYVAITRACKALHIVHHQPLAQGLR